A DNA window from Bos indicus x Bos taurus breed Angus x Brahman F1 hybrid chromosome 16, Bos_hybrid_MaternalHap_v2.0, whole genome shotgun sequence contains the following coding sequences:
- the MIB2 gene encoding E3 ubiquitin-protein ligase MIB2 isoform X6, which yields MDPDPQAGVQVGMRVVRGVDWKWGQQDGGEGGVGTVVELGRHGSPSTPDRTVVVQWDHGTRTNYRAGYQGAHDLLLYDNAQIGVRHPNIICDCCKKHGLRGMRWKCRICFDYDLCTQCYMHNKHDLAHAFERYETAHSRPVMLSPRQGLPRIPLRGIFQGAKVVRGPDWEWGSQDGGEGKPGRVVDIRGWDVETGRSVASVTWADGTTNVYRVGHKGKVDLKCVGEAAGGFYYRDHLPRLGKPAELQRRVSADGQPFQRGDKVKCLLDADVLREMQEGHGGWNPRMAKTGTVHRITDRGDVRVQFSHKTRWTFHPGALTKQNSCLVGEVVRVIDDLDTVKRLQAGHGEWTDDMAPALGRIGRVLKVFGDGNVGVLVSGKLWTFSPSCLVAYRPEEDANLDVAGRARENKSSLSVVLDKLRAQKSDLEHPGKLVVEVALGNVARALDLLRRHPEQVDTKNQGRTALQMAAYLGQVELVRLLLQAQAGVDLPDDEGNTALHYAALGNQPEAAQVLLSSGCGANALNSTRSSALHVAVQRGFLEVVKVLCERGCDVNLPDAHADTPLHCAISAGTGASGIVEVLTEVPGIDVTATNSQGFTLLHHASLKGHTLAVRRILARARQLVDAKKEDGFTALHLAAFNNHGEVAQVLIQEGHCDVNARNRKLQSPLHLAVQQAHVGLVPLLVDAGCSVNAEDEEGDTALHVALQRHQLLPLAADGSAGDPGPLQLLSRLQASGLPSSAELTAGAAMAYYLALEGADLSYANHRGRSPLDLAAEGRLLKALQGCAQRFRERQAGGSGSGGSAQGPRLVLSAPNTVTNLHVAAPTGPEAAECLVCSELALLVLFSPCQHRTVCEECARRMKKCIRCQVVISKKLRPDGTEVVSAAPAPGPPRQLVEELQSRYRQMEERITCPICIDSHIRLVFQCGHGACAPCGAALSACPICRQPIRDRIQIFV from the exons ATGGACCCAGACCCCCAAGCGGGCGTGCAGGTGGGCATGCGCGTGGTGCGTGGCGTGGACTGGAAGTGGGGCCAGCAGGACGGCGGCGAGGGCGGCGTGGGCACGGTGGTGGAGCTCGGCCGCCACGGCAGCCCTTCGACCCCCGACCGCACGGTGGTCGTGCAGTGGGACCACGGCACTCGTACCAACTACCGCGCGGGCTACCAGGGCGCACACGACCTGCTGCTCTATGACAACGCCCAAATCG GTGTCCGCCACCCCAACATCATCTGCGACTGCTGCAAGAAGCACGGGCTGCGGGGCATGCGCTGGAAGTGCCGTATCTGCTTCGACTACGATCTCTGCACGCAATGCTACATGCACAACAAACACGACCTGGCCCACGCCTTCGAGCGCTACGAGACGGCCCACTCGCGCCC GGTCATGCTGAGTCCCCGCCAGGGCCTCCCAAGGATCCCGTTAAGGGGCATCTTCCAGGGGGCGAAGGTGGTTCGGGGCCCCGACTGGGAGTGGGGCTCACAGGATG gaggagaagggaagccaGGCCGAGTAGTGGACATCCGTGGCTGGGACGTGGAGACAGGCCGGAGCGTGGCCAGTGTGACGTGGGCTGATGGCACCACCAACGTGTACCGTGTGGGCCACAAGGGCAAGGTGGATCTCAAGTGTGTGGGCGAGGCAGCTGGCGGCTTCTACTACAGGGACCACCTCCCAAGGCTTG gcaagCCCGCAGAGCTGCAGCGCAGGGTCAGTGCTGATGGCCAGCCCTTCCAGCGTGGGGACAAGGTCAAGTGTCTGCTGGACGCGGATGTGCTGAGGGAGATGCAGGAAGGCCACGGCGGGTGGAACCCCCGGATGGCCAAG ACGGGCACCGTGCACCGCATCACAGACCGTGGGGACGTGCGTGTGCAGTTCAGCCACAAGACCCGCTGGACCTTCCACCCTGGGGCTCTCACCAAG CAAAACTCCTGCTTGGTGGGTGAGGTGGTGCGGGTTATCGATGACCTTGACACGGTGAAGCGGCTGCAGGCTGGCCATGGGGAATGGACCGATGACATGGCCCCT GCTCTGGGCCGCATTGGGAGAGTGCTGAAGGTTTTCGGAGACGGGAACGTGGGTGTGCTGGTCAGTGGGAAGCTGTGGACCTTTAGCCCCTCCTGCCTGGTGGCCTACCGGCCTGAGGAAGATGCCAACCTGGACGTAGCTGGGCGAGCCCGGGAGAACAAAA gctcCCTGAGCGTTGTCTTGGACAAGCTTCGAGCCCAGAAGAGTGACCTGGAGCACCCAGGGAAGCTGGTGGTGGAGGTGGCTCTGGGCAATGTGGCCCGGGCTCTGGACCTGCTGCGGCGGCACCCAGAACAG GTGGACACCAAGAATCAGGGCAGGACTGCCCTGCAGATGGCTGCCTACCTAGGCCAGGTGGAGCTGGTGCGGCTGCTGCTGCAGGCTCAGGCGGGCGTTGACCTGCCGGATGATGAGGGCAACACGGCACTGCACTACGCAGCCCTGGG GAACCAGCCTGAGGCTGCCCAGGTGCTCTTGAGCTCAGGTTGTGGGGCCAATGCTCTGAACAGCACTCGGAGCTCAGCACTGCATGTGGCCGTGCAGAGGGGCTTCCTGGAAGTGGTGAAGGTCCTGTGTGAGCGTGGCTGTGACGTCAACCTGCCT GATGCCCATGCTGATACACCCCTGCACTGCGCCATCTCAGCGGGCACTGGTGCCAGCGGCATTGTGGAGGTCCTCACCGAGGTGCCAGGCATCGATGTCACTGCCACCAACAGCCAGGGCTTCACTCTGCTGCACCATGCGTCCCTCAAAGGCCACACACT AGCTGTCAGGAGGATTCTGGCGCGGGCACGGCAGCTGGTGGACGCCAAGAAGGAGGATGGTTTTACGGCACTGCACCTGGCCGCCTTCAACAACCATGGGGAGGTGGCCCAGGTTCTCATCCAAGAG ggccACTGTGATGTGAACGCTCGCAACCGTAAGCTGCAGTCCCCACTGCACCTGGCTGTGCAGCAGGCCCACGTGGGGCTGGTGCCACTGCTGGTGGATGCGGGCTGCAGCGTCAACGCCGAGGATGAGGAGGGGGACACGGCTCTGCACGTGGCCCTGCAGCGCCACCAGCTGCTGCCTCTGGCAGCTGATGGGAGCGCAGGGGACCCGGGTCCCCTGCAGCTGCTGTCCAGG CTACAGGCCTCGGGCCTTCCGAGCAGTGCAGAGCTGACGGCAGGCGCGGCTATGGCCTACTACTTAGCGCTGGAGGGCGCCGACCTGAGCTACGCCAACCACCGCGGCCGGAGCCCCCTGGACCTGGCTGCCGAGGGTCGCCTGCTCAAAGCCCTGCAGGGCTGTGCTCAGCGCTTCCG GGAGCGGCAGGCTGGAGGCAGTGGCAGCGGGGGCTCGGCCCAGGGTCCAAGACTGGTGCTCAGTGCTCCGAACACTGTAACCAACCTGCATGTGGCCGCGCCGACGGGCCCCGAGGCCGCTGAGTGCCTAGTGTGCTCGGAGCTGGCGCTGCTGGTGCTGTTCTCGCCCTGCCAGCATCGCACAGTGTGCGAGG AGTGCGCGCGCAGGATGAAGAAATGCATCAGGTGCCAGGTGGTCATCAGCAAGAAGCTGCGCCCAG ACGGCACGGAGGTGGTCAGCGCAGCCCCCGCGCCCGGCCCACCGCGGCAGTTGGTGGAGGAGCTGCAGAGCCGCTACAGGCAGATGGAGGAGCGCATCACCTGTCCGATTTGCATCGACAGCCACATCCGCCTCGTGTTCCAGTGCGGCCACGGCGCGTGCGCGCCCTGTGGCGCGGCGCTCAGCGCCTGCCCGATCTGCCGCCAGCCCATCCGCGACCGCATCCAGATCTTCGTGTAG